In Dermacentor variabilis isolate Ectoservices chromosome 10, ASM5094787v1, whole genome shotgun sequence, the genomic window TTTCATTGCAGGAAGCAGTTGCAGTTGCTGAATGTCCACACCTAACTACAAGctataaatattgttacgtgtagctgacgtacgagtctacaatatatttacacgtagacaagcgtcCCCATCAAGAAAGAAATATAAGCAATTAGAATTTAAACTAGGAACGAAGCTAcagttttctctctttattttataTTGAAGCTCAAGTGCAGCCTGTATTGTGTAGTTCAGTTTACAAAAGATGCAACCTGCACCTCCATCTTTGATGGTTGATGTGGTGGATGAAGTTGGGTACAtctgaaaaagaaacttttcAAACGCAAACACACCATCATCTGGTGTTTTAAAAGGTTTCAGCACGATGTGGAATGTGCCAGTAATGAAATGCAATCAAAATGCTCAGTGGTAGGTCACAGTGATCTTTTTTATTTGAAAGCTTGCTTTTGAATTATACATGCATGGGTATATATGTACATGTGTAATTTGTTGTGCCTGGTAAATTTTGAGTTATCAAAAGAGAAACTGCACGCATTGACTTCAAGTCAACAGAACTTGTTCTTGGCTTAGCTAGCATTTGCTGAAAGACATGTTTACCACTATAAACAGCCAAGAAACATCAACGATATGGCTAATCATGTCATCAACACTTCCTGCTGCCCGGTCGTTCAAATTTCTTGCCTTTGTGCTCGTCAGTCCAGCAGTACTAAATTGTTTCCAGCCAGAAGATGGTGCCATGACTGTAGTTGGTTTACTTAGACTGTGCGTGTTCACAGCTAGGGATACAATTTGATCGATATACTTGCAGACAACCAGTGAAGGTTGCGTTCATTGTGACCTAACAATGGGCTATTTCTGCAGAAACTTGACAGAAGGCACGTTGCAGTCGGCGACCATTGGGGAAGCCACAGAACAGCAAGGCACCGAGGAGCCACCTATTGAACGGTCAGTCAGTGCAGCCTGAACTTCTGTGCCAATACGCTGCTGAAGCACAAGCTCAATGTGTTGTTGAAAAATGCTCCTGCCTCTTCCAGGTTGCAAGCCTTGAAAGTGCAGCCACAACCGGAAATTTTATCAAGGTAATTACTATGAATCTTTTAAAGCACAAGTATTTATTGTGGAGCTGGATGGTTTTAATGCTGCGGTTGTCAGAGTTACTGCTCAGGTtacctttaaagcgaagctgtctttGTGGTGTCTGATGCTATGGTTGGTGGTTGTCCTGTTCAGAGCATGGATTGAGCGAAGAGCCTTGAGGCTCCATGCAAAGTGAGGATGTTTCAGTAAAcatcaaagaaaacttcgctCAGAAGTGATTCTCACTTGTGCGTGGGGTTcaccaatttcttttctttttttggtgcacCAGCCTGAATGACCGTCTGTTCACTTGCATCTAATCAAGAAGATGCTCTGCTGTGCATGTCCTTGTGTGCAGTCGGTGTTCACTCTCTTCCTCTGTTTCTCTaccctgcgtagggtagcaaactaaaTGGCTGTCCGGTCGGCCTCCCAACCTGTCCTTTTTGCTTTCTCTCATTTACCACAGTATCTAGGTCACTGGTAAGCACTTAGGTACGAATTTTCTTTTCAGGTGCAGAGAAGAGTGCCAAAGGAGACGACTCGTGGTGCAAGCTCGTCTAAGTGAGCGCTATGGGCTTGGAGGCTCAAGAGGCGAAGCACATCGGGACGACGTGCACAGTTTTTGCCTGCGCCTTGAGCAACGCCTTATGGCTCTGAACAAGGAGGCTGCACAGGAGACAATGAATGAAGTTGAAAATATGATGGCTAAGAAAAGGCAGGATTTACGAAGGCATATCTGGTAGCCTTTGTTTTGGTGTTTTGCACTTTCGTAACTGCTGTTGCACGATCGAGAAAGTGTGCATATTTACGAGCAGGTAACAGTAGCCATTTCTTTCGctatatcgtttctttattttcttgcatCATTATTTTTTCATCTATAAGCAGCAGACTCTGCAAAACCTAGTAGTCAGCTTCACTGCACAGTAGAAATTGCAGCTGTGGTTGCCATGGCGAATAAATTCTCAGATTTGTTGTGGCGCCGGTTGTGACCATAAGCTGCCAACCAATTATAATCTCTGTTTGAGTGTTACTGTAGTCGTGCGCTTGTCTCTGGTGTGGGGGAGGAGGCATGCTAGGAAGGCACCACACTGTACCTGAATTTTGCCTTGCCCCTGCCGCCAAAGAGTTTTCTGCGTGCAGGGAGGCTGCCTTGGTGTGCTGTAAATGGTCCAGTTAAcctatgcttttctttttcattcttttgttgcgtaacaaaaaaaaatgcagacatGAGTCTTTCAGAAGTTGCAATATTTATTGTTCCTTTATCACCTGTTGTGTTCAATGACTATTAAATGTAGCCACTGAAGGTTTAGTGactattttgtttttatttcattcatcactgatggaaataaagaagttttTGTTATTAATATATCTTTGGGCTTAGTTTTTTTACCACACTGCACATCACTTTAATCGCACTGTACAATGTTTGGCTTCCTTTAGAGAAATGTATTTGCATTTTTTAGCTGCCATGAAATGTACTTTATTCTGCCTGTCATTGTTCTGTGCTGCATGTTGTACTGCTTTGCTAAGAAATTTGGCCAAGTGCGACAATGTGGGGTTGGAGCTTGTTGCGAGAGGTAtggggatcgatacccagcaccatAACCAATTGTAAAGGGAGCATTCGGCAGCTCGGCAGGCAGCGTCAAGCGTAGGCAAGCAATCAAGCGACACAGAGCAGCAGAAGACTGGGACTAAAAGAGgaacgccttgtccgtcgtacatgttcttcttttagtccgcatcttcgtagcgctctttaaGACACAGAGCAGGAACGGTTGGAAACCCGAGCAGCTCGCGACAAGCATTGGCAATCCGGCTGGCCAAGTGGCTGCACATTGGGCATCGGATCAACAATTTGGCTGGCCTCGTCTGCGCTCTCTTCGTCGTTACGCACGCAACTTGAGCGCAGCTGTGACGGGGTGCACTGCATTACGGGGCTTTTCGCGCAAGTTGTAGTTTGAGACGACAGCTTTGCTGCTATGCTACCAGGTCAAAAGTGCAGTATTCAGGAACATCTTTGTTAGCCCTGCAATCCCAAAACACAGTTACACATgaaggaaaacgaagaaaaatTGTTGACCTTTATTTCTGGCGATGAAAAGTACAtttgtaaaaacaaataaagcCACAGCAAAATTTTATTTGAGGTAAAAATAATTTGGTATAATAATAACTGGTTTGCTGGAATATCAACAAGTGGCGAGCTTGCTCTAACGTATTGAAAACACTACTATAGGCTATGTGTTGAGTTTGCCGTGCTTAAATTAGAATTTTTTAGGCACTGGGCACTGTAACGTATATACTACGTTGGGCATTACCGGGCCAAAGTTCAGGGTTTAAGAACGTGTCTACCTAAAGTTTGTTTAGCAATCAAAAAAGAAATTGCGGTGGTAATGTGAAACCATGCAGTGTGCATGTTGTGGGTTTCAACGGAAATGTCGCACGGCAGTCGCAGCTCCACAGCTGAAACATAATTGCTTGACAACTGCGCTGAGGTTTGTGATCAAGGATACAAGGGATGATGTATGTGTtaaaaaacgaacaaacaaacatttATTGCATTTGTGAGCAACAATTGCAGCAGGACAGATAGCCGAGGTATTCTTCAATGAGAACATGCTAGACAGGAGATTCCAACTTACTGCTGCAACGAGTAGATGTTTTCAAGCAtatgcaagagcagcagcagtgaTGGGAGCTTCCAGGCATGCTGCTCATTATGGTTTGAATGTTATGGGGAAACATGGCATTCGAGTTTGCATCTGCAGCCAGTATATAGTAGTACTCTGTCTTTCGGGTTTCAAAAAGACCTTTGTGTAGAATTATGTTTCTTGAAGCTTATTTGTCATTGGAAGCTTGTTGCACGGAAACGATTAGCCTCACCTATTGATTAGAATGTAAAGAATAATAAGTGGTGCCCAAATCCACGTCACAGCGATGGTTGCTTCTGAGTAACAGATtttaaaggctatgcttttggtAACTGCATGCACCAGAAGCAGAAACGCATCACAGGCGCCACGTTTTGGGCATCACCCATTGTTTGTGGTAAGTGCGCCAACCCAGAGATTGTCTACGTTTGGCGACACACATAGTATTGGAAAAAGTCGAGACTTCTTCGCTGGGAATTGCACGACAATTTGCACTATTTGTGGACACTTCACCACTCTTGAGAATTGTGTGGCTATAGAAAGCAACACGATTCAGCCTCAAAGAATAACTTAAATGTAGCTGTGCCAGATTGTAGGAAAATCAATTTCTGGAGAAGCTTGAACAACTGTAGCACTGGGCTAGCGATTGTAATGCTGCTGATGGTAGACGAAAGAGCAAGGGTTGGTGTGGAAATCGAGTGTACCACGTGGCAAAAATCAATTCCAATTCCGTGTAAAGTTAACAGAATAGTAGGTTGTTCTCGGTGGTGGCAAGTTTACCCAGTGGAATAAGCTTGGCTTGGAGGCCATTAGGTTTCTGTGGAGCTGCTtctaacatccatccatccatctgtgaGAAGTGCCTTGCCTTTTCTTTCAACTTGGTGGCTCAACGTGCAAGCCCAATGTGACGCTTGACCATGTGGGGGGGTAATGAGGGCTCACTTAAGCATTTTCACATGCCGTCCTCGAAAAATGGTAACA contains:
- the LOC142560792 gene encoding uncharacterized protein LOC142560792 → MSHVQLSREAYQCKLANLRQRLLLQQLKEQQQDRARNPRENLTEGTLQSATIGEATEQQGTEEPPIERLQALKVQPQPEILSRCREECQRRRLVVQARLSERYGLGGSRGEAHRDDVHSFCLRLEQRLMALNKEAAQETMNEVENMMAKKRQDLRRHIW